GCATCTCATATGATGtgatatttacaaaaatggATGAGCTAAAAAATACAGAGGAGTTAGAGAGATctataaaagaatttatatatgGAAGCTCGAGAGTGAAACccaatattttctttgtgaattcaataacaaataaatattgtgAGCATCGATACggttttgataaattacGTATGTCCATTATTAACATTACAAACACAAGTATAAAATAACTAGTtaatgcataaatatatattcttctaaaaatgaacaaatttCTCCATTGTCAATAAAACTCATAAATGAAGTATTAGTATAAATgtaaaaattgaatatagGATAATAGGCGatagttatatttataactTTATgaatagatatataatattaatttaatagaGGAGTATCTTCAgattcatcattatcagAATCCGTAAAATATTCACTATTAGAATCTTCATCGTTTTCTGTTTCCTTTAAAATCTCagaataatttaaaatttgttcCCAATCTGGTTTGAGTACATAGTATGATTCAATGACACCTATTATAAACATTCCTGATCCAATACCAATCCATAAGccatataattttaaatcataCCATTGACTTAAAAACATACCGAATGGGATTGCGAACAAATAATATGTGATAAGATTAACAATACTTCCTAAAGTTTGCATACCTTGACCTCTTAAACATGATCCTGCAACCGCATTTAATGCATCAAAAATCTGAACACAACCTACTAAAGGTAATAGATCTATTATCAATTCAATAACTTCAGCATCTTGGGAAAATATTCTAGCAATGTGTTTCCGGAAACCAATCAGTAAAAAACAGTTTACCAAACCGGCTGCTTGTGACATACTTAAGCCAACTTGTGATGAAATATATGCACAATGAGTAAGTTTGGCTCCAATAAAGTTTGCAATTCTAGTGGAAGTTGCGATACCAATGGCAAAGGGAACCATATATAACAAAGCTGCCATAGTTGAAACAGCAGATTGGACTGCTAAATATGTAGATCCGAAATAAGAACTGAATAGAGTCAATAATTCATACGATAGCTCTTCAGCTTCCAACATAATAATACCAGAAAATGCTAACTGGGCTAAATCTTTCCAATGCTTAAAGGCCTTTTTCGAAAACCCACCCCAGCATTTCTTCCCGtcaataaatattacaTATAGAACCAATAATATGAACATTAACCAAAAATTGATAACCACTGCAATTGCAGAACCAATAAACCCGAatccaatatatttattccaCACTAGAAGATAACTCATTAGGATATTTAATGGGGCACATATCATTAAGACATATATACCAGCATCAAATATGCCTTGTGCTTGCAAAAATCTTTTCAAGTTTTCAAAACCAATATAACCAGGAGCTCCAAGTATCTGAACTCTTAAAAATTGTGATGTTAATGTAACCAATTCTTTTTCAGGTATaactaattttaataagtGTTCTGAATAATACCACATAAATGCAAATGggatatataaaattaaagagaATACAATGCACCTTTGCATATGAATTCCAACACTTTTGTGTCTACCAGCACCGTAAGCTTGAGGACATAATGTATCCAAACTGGTTGAAATACCCTCAAAAACTGCAAGTGTTATATTAGATGTCATTGCACCCAAAGAAACCGAAGCAAGTTCTGTCTTTCCTAGATGTGCAACTGTGATAGAGCAAACTATGGGAAAAATCTGTTCCAGCAAAAATGTGAATATTAAAGGGAATGAATATGAACATAAAATTGCTAATTCAGACATATACGTAACATCTTCAGGACGTATACCTCCATATAACTCGGGATGAGTCCCGTAACGCTCTTGATATACCGTAGGTATTGATCCTCTACTACTCACTGTTACAAATGATGGTCTTCTTTGTGACGTATGTACTTTAGCTGATAACTGCGAGtttatgttatttttgtatgcatatatttgtttcatGAACTCGTCATAGTCTGATTCTCTATTATGACTTCCAGCAATGGAACTTAAGGCTGCTTGGTCTTCAATATCTGAATTAGCCATAAAGGAAATCATATGGTCATTATCTCCATTGTTCCTATCATTATCTGAAATGTAATCCGTGACATCCGATAAATGAGAAGGTAAAGAGACCGTTCGACTTAGTTCATCACCACCATGAGAATAATTCCCCTCATGACCTATTTCTTCGATAATATCACCAAGAAAAGGGTGGAGGCTTGAATCACGAACAGAACTAGAAAAGTCTTCCCCTAATGAATAGTAACTTCTTTGATCCTCGACTCTATTCCTTCTCTTTCTATATTTTCTTACTAATaagttttttttatttggGGGAAAAAAACCTAAAGATATTCTTCTGTGGGTGTTTCCTATCCCCAGACCAGTTGTTTGTAAATTTGAATGTGCATTTGATAGTGTTTTCGTCAGTATATTCACCATGATATGTAAGTGTAAATTTAACCAACAATATGACTATAACTATCCTCGAGTAAATTTATAGTCTGAGAAATAATCAactctttatatataaacaaattGAACTCCCAAGAgctattttatattcaaataatatataacatTAGTAACAGTATAAACTTTTGTAAGTTTACTTACACCTTTATTTTAATGGTTATGATATAGTAGCAACTAAaactttttcaaatttcataatattgcgcctttaaatattaatggtTCCATTCATTAACGTCACAGATTAAAGATTATAAATGTGTCAAATAATAGTTAAACAGAGTGTCTTCCTGACGACACAAAATAAACTTATGATAGATTAACTACTTTGAATGGATGTGTATGACTATACCTTTTAGCCATTacttatattatattgtactataaattagatatagaaataaaatagtaGAAAATGTTAAGTAATtgatcaaatataaattgtCATATCGTTATATACTCTAAATATCCATATTGATGTGTGAACTTcctattattattaatagtaAAAACAGTTCGTACCTTAAGTTAATTGTATGTGTAAGtattaatgtttttttgtttttttcttaaaatttttggTGTCTATTGTGGCCATAGTTTCGAAAAGATATAAACTGATGTTTTCGATATTCAACTCCCAATAAAACACCTTATCAGACTTCACTTGTctttttagaaaattttttataccAAGGAGATTTGGTGTCCCTTTCTTGGCCTACTTCTCCTTTTGCATCTCTATCCTTATCCTTGTTTTGACCTGGCATTCTTTTATACCATGGTCTCTTGTCTTCCTTTAATTGGTCGACATTATAATTTGCATCTCTCCTTGATGGTGGAATCCATGCCGACGACTTCCATGGGAGGACGTTTTCCTCATACATTTCATTAACTTCTTCTAAAGTTAAACCTTTAGTTTCTGGAACgataaagaaaacaaagaagTAAGCAAAAACCATACAGCCCATAAACACATAACCGTAGTAAAAGTTAATGGCAGATGTTATAAATGGtgtaaaaaatgaaattagaaAACCCCATATCCAATTACATGCATTTGCAATTGATATAGCCTTACCTCTAATTCTTAAAGGATATGTTTCAGAAACGATAACATAGGCAATTGGAGCCCATGTAGTTGCAAAGcaaaagatgaagaaacaTGCAAATACAATCATACAATTACCAGCACCTTGAGACGTGGGCTGACTTTGCCCATTTGGATATAATCTTGTTACTCCGACACTTGCGTAAACTACATAGCAACATACCATACCTACACAACCCCATAATAGACAATTACGACGACCATAACGGTCAACGACGTAAAGGGCAACAAAGGTCGAGGCAAAGTTAACAATACCTAAAACGATTGCTGTTTCAAAAGAGTCACTCAATCCCACTGCTTGAAAGATTGTAGTACCATAgtagaaaaaataatttgcaCCAGTCAACTGTTGTAAAGATTGAATCATCATTCCGATGATAGTTCTTCTGAACATTTGAGGTTTACCTGTGACCAATTCAGACCATCCAGCTTTCCCAGCAACTGTTTCAGCTTCAATAGCAGCTTCATATTTTTCCAACTCAACCAAAACAAAACTTGAATCAGGGCTTGTCTTATTAGTTTTGGCTAAAGCTCGTTTAGCTTCCTCGATTCTACCGGTTTCTACCAAGAAACGAGGTGATTCAGGTACAAATGAAGTACCAATTATCATAAATAATGCCCAGGCAAAACTTAAACCTAGTGGCACTCTCCATTGCACTGAATTGGAATAGTTTTTAGTACCAAAATTTGTACAGTAACCTAAGAATATTCCAGCCGTAATCATTAATTGGTAACAGGAAACTAGTGTACCTCTTAATTGTTTGGGAGACACCTCAGAAATTAACATTGGAGAAAGAACAGCAATACCACCAACTCCAAGACCAGAGATAATTCTACcaataaaatattggtACCACTTGTTAATGGATGCAATTTGTATAATAATACCAATTATGTATACTGTCACAACAAAATACAAACCAATCTTACGACCATAGACATCACCCACTTTTGTTAGAACAATACCACCAATGGCACAGccaatattgaaaatggaGACAACTAAACCAGTTCTGacatttgataaatatgatGTTCCATCAGATCTTGTTTGTCCGAACCTTCTAATGAAATCTGTTTGTCTGATGAAACCAGAGATGGTACCAGTATCCCaaccaaaaataaaaccACCAAACGCAACCATAACACAACAAATTGCAACAAAGGTTAgatctttctttttttttgtctTAACTTGCATGTCAGCCTCTTTCTCCATTACAGTCAATTCATCCTTCTCACCAGGTTCGTTGAAAATACTTCCTTCTTCCTGTAAATTAGATCCGGCAGATTTCCCAGCTAAAACAGAATGATCATTCGTTGACTGAGTATGAGCAGTTTCAAATTCTGAGCTTTGCTGCATTGAAACCCTTGGAAATTGtccatttacattgtacTCATTAGGAGTTCCAGCTACTTGTTCATTTGTGACGCTCGGATTTGGCACCGACGTATCTTCCGGTGCGACAGACGACATAGTTTTTTAAATAGTAAACTTAAGTGACAAGCCTCTGTTTATTAAAAAGttgataaataataaaatttaacaaggctatatataataattttatattatagCCAGCAATCAAACTTATCAGATTGTTGATCTCTAAGTTATTGATAGTTTGCCGTTATTTATATCACCATTAATCAGGATCAATAAGCTtatgaaaaagaaacaaggATAACTTTAAACATAATAAAATCTCATATCTAATATAGTTAATTTATGAATTATATAACTATTACACAAGTTGCGATAACGTATTgtacaaaataatatatatatatatatatatattagtgtcacttgtttttattattgctAGGATGCATGCTTCAGTTTTGAGTCTAGTTTTTAAAAATCATGTAAGCAAAACCAATCCTCGTCAGACCTCATCTCTAACAATATGCCATTATCAACAGTGAGTAACCATTACAATTTCTCATGAAGGAAAGACACAAACTTAGATTAATGTTTAGACATTTTGAGGTTACAAggattcaattttttaagaTTTTTCATTACGGGGGGACAAAGCCAGTTAGCTCATTGTAGAATAAGAAAAAGCTATTATTACTAAAGGAAAATGTGACGTTACAAAAAGTTATAGTAATTTAATGGAAATAGGTGAGTTGGGAAATGGTTTTTGCTTGCTTGTGTCCTTTAGCAACACAGTTTGATAGAGAGCAGGAGTACAAGAATGACATTATATAGTTTATTACATTTCCTGTCTAGATTAGTAGAAGTTGctcaaattatttattatgcATTATAAAGTCTAAAAAAGTTGCAGCAAAAAAGTATGTCATGAGCAGTAAGCTCCTTCATGGATGAACATCCCTCCTCCTTAgacaataaatatatttaggGGGGAAGGTTTGATGATGACATTATTACGTTTGCGTTTAAATGgtatgataatattattttattaattgtgATGATGGGGtgaaataatatcatttctTGAGGATGATCTATCGATTCTATAATTCACAATAAAAAAGGCCGGAAACAAAgttgaataaatttatataagtaaatgtaattaaatttgaattttttatcattctGATCAATTTTCGTTGTAGGATTCCTCGGTGATAGCATCTGACTCACTGATGAATGTAACTTCCATCCAGCCTAGACCTTTGATGCTCTTTTCATTAATCTTAAGAGTACAGTCTTCAATATTGGCATATTGATAAATGTATGGTTTGGTACCGGCAATACCAGAAACAATGTTTTTTACAAATTGAGGTATTTCGCTCATGACATCTACTCTTTCGACTAACTGTTCTAGCTTTGCTTCATAGACAGCAGTAAATTTATCAGCATCGGTAAGCTCGCCCCCTGCCACTTGTTCATCAGAAATATTGGACTTTATACCGTTTAATGTAACTTGGATGTTTTTTGGAACCTTCCAACCGATTTCATCAACTTCACTATTTAAATGTTCATAGTTGTTATCCACTGTAACTGCTAAGATGTCCTCCTTTGATGTGACGATACCGATAGAAACTTTAGTGTTAGCATAAGATTTGGGGGTAGTAAATTCGATCAATACAGTAGAACCTTCTTCAGAAtggaaatttaaaaaattccaaGTTTTAGCGGCATGATGAGGTTTCATTCCTTGTACAGCcattataaataaagaatatacAGGATATTCCTTAGTGAATTTGATGTTGATATCTTCTTTCTGAATTTCTTCGTTACTTTCTGATTCATCTTGATCATTTTCTTCCTGACcttcttcattatcttGAGTTTCAGATTCACCATTAGTTGCAGATTTAACTTCAATAGgttttttcaaatcaatGGTGCCAACCACTGAATTTCTTGGCCAAAATACATGTCTCATTGTTCCCCATGGTTCCTCAATGTTGTCACCGTAGTAAGTAGTTGAATTATCACCAACTTTAACACCTGGTACTAATCTAGTAAAAGTCAGATCTATTTTGGAATCATCATTGAcagaagaaacaaaatgATATTCAGTGTTTTCTTCATTCAACTCTAGAGATAAATTATCAGCATAGAAATTTGGACCTTcgattttaaaattttctaatttagTTGAAGTccataaatttaaattaccTGGGTTTCTCGAATCATAAATTCTGAAAGTAAATTGAGCTTGAGTGATATAACCAATAATGTTTGAATGAATAATTTGAGCGAAACCTAGAACACCAGTATCTAAATTACTGAAATAGAAAGTAGCAGTTTCGACATTAGTATGGTCCGGATTAATCCAATCTACATCTTCCTTCTTTAATTCAACAAAAGGTTGTCTTTTCTCTTCGACAACTCTTTCAGTAGCTGGatgaatatattctttaCCATATTCAGGTTCAGCAATACCTGTAACAGCTGATAAACCACCCTGAATCCACTTTAACATTCTAATTATTTgtacaaatatatatgtttatatatatttaactaaCACTATTAATTTGTTGTTTGTTTGACTTCCTTGATAGATGAAGATGTGAGGTTAAGTAACGTTANNNNNNNNNNNNNNNNNNNNNNNNNNNNNNNNNNNNNNNNNNNNNNNNNNNNNNNNNNNNNNNNNNNNNNNNNNtatatatatatatatatatatataattacatAATTATGTTAAGTATTCTAAATATAGACAGAACTAGTTTGGATCATATACGTTCTAGTAGAATTAAAGGCAGTTCCATCTAAATAATCACCCATCTCATCACTTTTACCTGAAAAGAAAgttaaaattttagaatttACTAATAATTCCCGTACAACAAAATTTTTACACCGACAAAAAAGCTtttgaacaaaataaaatgttgGTGAAAAACCATCTCTCATAGTTAGAGgaagtgaaaaattagtGTCGTTGTctattttaatgaatcaatAGCACAGGTAAGATACACAAAAGAGAGAAACAAATGATGGGATATTTGTTGGAGAAAGTGGTTGGTGAGCCCTTTCTTTCAACTGTTATATTGCTTCATGTCCTTTTTTAGCTGGTCGGCAGAAGTTTCTCCGAttaataatgttattaGTCAACTGAATGAGTGGCTGTATTTTTCGCCTTCATCAGTGTCACATATATGTACCATAATAATACTAGGATTTCTTGAAGAACTGTAAatgtttgtttttattagcCTTTTCTTGTGTGTAGTACTTTAAGACTTCATTTCGTGAAGCAGGACATCCATCTATGAACGTGCTTGAACCTAATCCTGCAGTTGCTGGGCCGTTGACTTTTTTGACGTTGGTCTTAGAATCAAAACAACACAGTGAGGAACTAGAATTATCAGGATTGTCATATAGTGAATTGTATTGATTATTCTCTTCATTGCCACTCATGTCAAGTTCATTGTCATATAAAAATCTTGGCCTGTAATATAAATCAGACTTGGCGATTCCAGTAAACCTTGTTTTTCTAAGTGGTCCTAGAGTATTGTTGGCTCCATCTGGAGGAAAAGCATAAATTGGTGCTACTTTATAATTCATGTTTGTGTATGCTGCAACTGCATCAAAAGGACCTTCGTGGTGGAAAAGTCTTCCAAATGTCGCGGTGACATCCAACTCATCGATTCGGTCACATTTTCCAGATTGCAACCTTGGTCTAGAAAAAGTTTTTTCATTAGATGCTATTTCATAGTCTGATCCATCTTTTTCGATATGAGAGAAGGAATTGGACCTCCTTGGGGTAGTCTTATAATGACGTTCTAGTGACTCTGCTCTCTTTATTTTTCTCTGGTTACGATCATTCGAGGGAACTTCGCCACTTCTATCTTGTTCACGCAGCTCTGACGAGTGTTCTTTGCCTCTTTGATATGCCTTTCTCCTTTTCAGATTATTGTTAGAGTGAGAATTATTACCCACTTTATACCTTACATGCTGTCTTCTTTTTTCGTCAGTGGATAGTggaatttctttaatatttgacaAATCACCCAATGACCTGGAAAATTTAGAATACTGGGAACTTGTCATACTGACAGGTGACGAAGaatcttttatttaattaaatcaattttcAGCAAACAATATTGATTACTTATTTTACTGTAGTGAATAGTTCAGtattttgataatgattttatgtAATTACCACTTGAATAAACAGATATTTAAAAGTAGGTGTAAGATAtacctatatatatatagatgtCATGAGTTTATgtttttgttcttttcCCTTTATTCATGGGTTATCCCTTACAGTTTTATGATACCCATTTGCAAGGAATACCACTGACATTGAAGCGACAATGTTTTGGTTCTAAACTTTTATCTATTTTTAGAATCCTATACGTAGAAAGACCCTTTTACACATAATAAACCGGCCATTGCAGTcgaaaacaaaaacaagGCTGTTATTTTTTGTCCACAATAACTCTATTCATGTCTTTGCAATCCATTAATTTTGTGACTAGATTATATCATAAGTAAGCTATGTGCCCAACGCCAAGAAATTGCTTGatttaaaagaagagaagACAGATGttaatattgtttcagCCCctcttttcatttattttattaaacaatgTACGTTTGTTAATAATAGCCACTTTACATTACTCTTGAACTCAATAGCTATCTACTCATGGCTTGACATTTTGAGGTCCTATTCCCTTGTTTTCCTAAGCCTCCAAAAGCTGACATGAATATTTCATCTCTTGCGCCTTCCGCAAAAACTTAACATTGCTGTCCTAGCAAGTAAGGAAAATGGTCTGATCTATGTAAAAAAGGTTGCATACATATTTAGAAACAACGATTAGCATCTAATATCTATTGAAATGGAAGATTATATATTcgataaattatataattcttattattagttaCTGTTCTATAAGATTACTATTACATTTTTTACATGATGAGGAATCATAATAGTTGtctatattaaaattgtaCAAACTTTTGGTGTGTAATATCAAGCTCCTCGTTTCCTGAAGTCTTTATAAATTGTTTGTTTTGTATCTTAGTGCTAGACAAATTATTGATTGAAGCAGTGAATTCATTCAGTGAGTCCATCTTGCTCATTGAATAGTCTTCAATCAATATTGAACCGATAACGTTTGGATAATATGAGTCAATTTGTGGTCTTAATGGAACCAATGGAATATATCTCTTATTGACTATTTGAGACCAATATCGCATTGTCTCTGCTACTTTCTTGTTTATCCTAGTGCCTGTCTTTCTTAGTTTGTTTTCGACTAACTTGATCTGTTCAATTGGTATAGTCGCTGGGACACCGAGTAAATCTTCCAACAAGGATCTGTTAGTGTTCTCATTAAACCAAAGATAAACTATTTCaccattaaatattaaataagCACCACCGTTGACTATTTGGGACATACTATTTCTAACAGTCAAATTCTCAAGAGATCCGACTGATATTCTTAGTAACTGATAATTAGCATCATAGAAAGATAGATCACCGCCAGCTAATGGGATATGTAATGGGATGATTTGAGGATAGAGTTTGTATGATAACTCACTCTGATTCatagtaaaatatttaaaataatcaCTGATACGATCATTGTTGAACGTTTTTTGAATTGTGCTTTTCATTACCTTAGATTTTTGAAAACCTAACATAAATGTTGGAAGTGTCATTAATGTGTCAGCAGTGACAAACtgtttatttgaattaccACTAATTAGAGCTCTATATTGAGCTGCTACTGAAGATAAATCTTCCAAGATAGATTTTTTCATTGAGGCAAAATCAAGTGAATGACTTTTTAGCAACAATTGACGAATCATCAGACGCATAATAACGTTTTGGTTAACgaatttgaatattgtCGTCATACTAGATGAACTTGGAGCACTAGTATTGATTACACGAACTTTTCTAACACCGTTAATATCTGTGTAAAGCAAGGCCGCTTGTATAAATAACTTAGTATCTTTCTTTAACTTATctgaatatttt
The Tetrapisispora phaffii CBS 4417 chromosome 8, complete genome DNA segment above includes these coding regions:
- the TPHA0H01560 gene encoding uncharacterized protein (similar to Saccharomyces cerevisiae YDR338C; ancestral locus Anc_5.390), yielding MVNILTKTLSNAHSNLQTTGLGIGNTHRRISLGFFPPNKKNLLVRKYRKRRNRVEDQRSYYSLGEDFSSSVRDSSLHPFLGDIIEEIGHEGNYSHGGDELSRTVSLPSHLSDVTDYISDNDRNNGDNDHMISFMANSDIEDQAALSSIAGSHNRESDYDEFMKQIYAYKNNINSQLSAKVHTSQRRPSFVTVSSRGSIPTVYQERYGTHPELYGGIRPEDVTYMSELAILCSYSFPLIFTFLLEQIFPIVCSITVAHLGKTELASVSLGAMTSNITLAVFEGISTSLDTLCPQAYGAGRHKSVGIHMQRCIVFSLILYIPFAFMWYYSEHLLKLVIPEKELVTLTSQFLRVQILGAPGYIGFENLKRFLQAQGIFDAGIYVLMICAPLNILMSYLLVWNKYIGFGFIGSAIAVVINFWLMFILLVLYVIFIDGKKCWGGFSKKAFKHWKDLAQLAFSGIIMLEAEELSYELLTLFSSYFGSTYLAVQSAVSTMAALLYMVPFAIGIATSTRIANFIGAKLTHCAYISSQVGLSMSQAAGLVNCFLLIGFRKHIARIFSQDAEVIELIIDLLPLVGCVQIFDALNAVAGSCLRGQGMQTLGSIVNLITYYLFAIPFGMFLSQWYDLKLYGLWIGIGSGMFIIGVIESYYVLKPDWEQILNYSEILKETENDEDSNSEYFTDSDNDESEDTPLLN
- the TPHA0H01570 gene encoding sugar porter family MFS transporter (similar to Saccharomyces cerevisiae HXT5 (YHR096C) and HXT3 (YDR345C); ancestral locus Anc_5.396), yielding MSSVAPEDTSVPNPSVTNEQVAGTPNEYNVNGQFPRVSMQQSSEFETAHTQSTNDHSVLAGKSAGSNLQEEGSIFNEPGEKDELTVMEKEADMQVKTKKKKDLTFVAICCVMVAFGGFIFGWDTGTISGFIRQTDFIRRFGQTRSDGTSYLSNVRTGLVVSIFNIGCAIGGIVLTKVGDVYGRKIGLYFVVTVYIIGIIIQIASINKWYQYFIGRIISGLGVGGIAVLSPMLISEVSPKQLRGTLVSCYQLMITAGIFLGYCTNFGTKNYSNSVQWRVPLGLSFAWALFMIIGTSFVPESPRFLVETGRIEEAKRALAKTNKTSPDSSFVLVELEKYEAAIEAETVAGKAGWSELVTGKPQMFRRTIIGMMIQSLQQLTGANYFFYYGTTIFQAVGLSDSFETAIVLGIVNFASTFVALYVVDRYGRRNCLLWGCVGMVCCYVVYASVGVTRLYPNGQSQPTSQGAGNCMIVFACFFIFCFATTWAPIAYVIVSETYPLRIRGKAISIANACNWIWGFLISFFTPFITSAINFYYGYVFMGCMVFAYFFVFFIVPETKGLTLEEVNEMYEENVLPWKSSAWIPPSRRDANYNVDQLKEDKRPWYKRMPGQNKDKDRDAKGEVGQERDTKSPWYKKFSKKTSEV
- the SVF1 gene encoding Svf1p (similar to Saccharomyces cerevisiae SVF1 (YDR346C); ancestral locus Anc_5.397), whose amino-acid sequence is MLKWIQGGLSAVTGIAEPEYGKEYIHPATERVVEEKRQPFVELKKEDVDWINPDHTNVETATFYFSNLDTGVLGFAQIIHSNIIGYITQAQFTFRIYDSRNPGNLNLWTSTKLENFKIEGPNFYADNLSLELNEENTEYHFVSSVNDDSKIDLTFTRLVPGVKVGDNSTTYYGDNIEEPWGTMRHVFWPRNSVVGTIDLKKPIEVKSATNGESETQDNEEGQEENDQDESESNEEIQKEDINIKFTKEYPVYSLFIMAVQGMKPHHAAKTWNFLNFHSEEGSTVLIEFTTPKSYANTKVSIGIVTSKEDILAVTVDNNYEHLNSEVDEIGWKVPKNIQVTLNGIKSNISDEQVAGGELTDADKFTAVYEAKLEQLVERVDVMSEIPQFVKNIVSGIAGTKPYIYQYANIEDCTLKINEKSIKGLGWMEVTFISESDAITEESYNEN
- the TPHA0H01590 gene encoding Pal1 family protein (similar to Saccharomyces cerevisiae YDR348C and YHR097C; ancestral locus Anc_5.399); this translates as MTSSQYSKFSRSLGDLSNIKEIPLSTDEKRRQHVRYKVGNNSHSNNNLKRRKAYQRGKEHSSELREQDRSGEVPSNDRNQRKIKRAESLERHYKTTPRRSNSFSHIEKDGSDYEIASNEKTFSRPRLQSGKCDRIDELDVTATFGRLFHHEGPFDAVAAYTNMNYKVAPIYAFPPDGANNTLGPLRKTRFTGIAKSDLYYRPRFLYDNELDMSGNEENNQYNSLYDNPDNSSSSLCCFDSKTNVKKVNGPATAGLGSSTFIDGCPASRNEVLKYYTQEKANKNKHLQFFKKS